The genomic region taagaggtcgatgttAAACCTTTgctcaccaagttctagtgtgcagtttctaacaacttcgcctgattcaacaagttttccattggctaattctatggaatatggaacttctaatctactagattctattccgagcatgcgtttaaattccacagacatgaagctataatcggcgccagtgtcaaataatatggatgcaaagtgattgttaatgagaaacgtaccggtgaccacgttagggtcttCGCGTGCGTTCTTTGCTTCAATCACAAATGCccgagcctgagcattgtctttctttgggcagtctctcatgaaatgatcgttgcttccacacttgaagcatccttggtttcgccctTTCCCGTTATCATTCTTGTTACCAGCACCGTTTCCATTTTGATTCTTTCCCTTACTCCAACAGTCTTCTGTTCGATGACCCAATCTACCACATTTGTCGCACcttggaatgcgacaagctccATCATGATGATACTTGCATTTTTGGCACTTAGGCATGGTGCCTTGGTATCCTTTGGCTGAAGTCTTTGCCTCCTTAGAGGGGTTGGTGTCAcgtttcttgttggaacccttgttgttgcgagtTGCTTGAGTCAGAGTCGAATGTTTCCTCTTCTTATCACCGGACGACTCAACATGTGTCTCGGTCTTCTCTGTTGGGTTCAACGATAACTTCTCCATACGAACACAATCCTCAGTAagactgacagccagagttacagcctcagtgattgtttgtGGTTTGGCCGACGTCACCATGCCACGAAATTCTggggccaatccccaaatgtagcgttcaacgcgcttgaattcgggagtcaccatgtaaggaatcaccctagacaaatcatggaacctccgagtatacccagtgatgttagctcctaccatagtcaagtgccagaactctgtctccaacctttggagttcggcacgagagcaatacttctctctcatcttctccttcaattcatcccaagtcatgccatacgcagcatcatcgcctagggtttggacttgtagattccaccatgtcagtgcttcgtcgacaaacagcccagtagcaaaagtgacttgctgatctgcggtacacttgctcatgcggattgtggcttcagtcttttccgtccaacgcacaaaggctactgctcctccagtgccatcgtagttcataggtttacagtcgaggaactgcttgaaggtgcagcctgtaattaacccaaccaattcacttatgagcaatcgaagaaataatgaaacaaagacCGCTCATAAATTTCTTCATGCTTAGTAAATTGTTCTAAGGTTACCTTGAACTGCGTTTCCACcggacgaatctccatgtccgttacgcctggcactgcttggccctccactgtcttgggtacggttcgcctcgtactggg from Helianthus annuus cultivar XRQ/B chromosome 10, HanXRQr2.0-SUNRISE, whole genome shotgun sequence harbors:
- the LOC118483208 gene encoding probable ATP-dependent RNA helicase vasa-like; amino-acid sequence: MPKCQKCKYHHDGACRIPRCDKCGRLGHRTEDCWSKGKNQNGNGAGNKNDNGKGRNQGCFKCGSNDHFMRDCPKKDNAQARAFVIEAKNAREDPNVVTGN